From one Humulus lupulus chromosome 8, drHumLupu1.1, whole genome shotgun sequence genomic stretch:
- the LOC133798547 gene encoding protein NRT1/ PTR FAMILY 2.7-like, whose product MDRSLNQTTTSVTRDDQLLELAQDDDRDYCKSGGWITFPFILGNLAGLSIAAGGWGSNWIVFLITKFNIGSIAATKINNVGFGFVNLFPIAGAVLADSFAGNFAVVSISSFIALLGMVMLTLIASVNSLRPPSCSTSTTTTPCESPTIFQYFFLYAAMGLTTVGIGGSRFTIATMGADQFQKSDDQASFFNWYFVVLFIGNGISFIGLVYLEDNVGWGLGFGICLVATVVGLAVFLLGKRFYRHVKPKGSPFVSMARVFVAAIKKRKIITKGSFSDASDYYYSSADATSKIFQTKSQPSKKFRFLNRAALKTQNDKQVDGVYSKSWKLCTVEEVEDLKKVIKIIPLWSTGILLSITIAVVNSLSTVQALTMDRHMGSIKIPASTFLVSSLMSTAISIFIINRFLLPAWQKLSGRPLTHLQRIGVGHAINILALVGSAIIEARRLHLTRTHGLVVTPDRSGSVVPMSALWLVLTLAVMGLGEAFQFPGQVALYYREFPESLKSTSTAMISLLIGLGYYLSAVVTDLIGRATGWLPDNINEGRVDLVYWLCAAIGVLNSGYYLVCASMYNYQYDQQDNIDPQSS is encoded by the exons atggACCGTTCTCTTAACCAAACCACCACTTCTGTCACAAGAGATGATCAACTACTAGAATTAGCCCAAGATGATGATCGTGATTATTGTAAAAGTGGAGGCTGGATTACCTTCCCCTTTATACTTG GCAATTTGGCGGGTCTTTCGATCGCTGCGGGTGGTTGGGGATCAAATTGGATTGTATTTTTGATAACAAAGTTTAATATTGGGAGCATAGCCGCTACAAAGATCAACAATGTTGGCTTTGGCTTTGTCAATCTTTTTCCGATCGCCGGTGCCGTTCTCGCCGACTCCTTCGCCGGTAACTTCGCCGTCGTCAGCATATCATCTTTCATTGCTTTGTTG GGCATGGTAATGCTAACCCTTATAGCCAGTGTGAACTCACTAAGGCCCCCATCATGTTcaactagtactactactacgcCATGCGAGAGCCCCACAATTTTTCAGTATTTCTTTCTGTACGCGGCGATGGGGCTGACCACAGTGGGAATAGGTGGGTCTCGCTTCACGATCGCCACCATGGGAGCTGACCAGTTTCAAAAAAGTGATGACCAGGCAAGCTTCTTCAACTGGTACTTCGTTGTCTTGTTCATCGGGAACGGAATCAGCTTTATCGGTCTCGTGTACCTCGAGGACAACGTCGGATGGGGATTAGGGTTTGGGATTTGCCTCGTGGCCACGGTGGTTGGGTTGGCCGTGTTTTTGCTGGGAAAACGATTCTATCGCCATGTCAAGCCCAAGGGAAGCCCTTTTGTGAGCATGGCAAGAGTATTCGTTGCAGCCATTAAGAAGAGGAAAATAATAACCAAAGGAAGTTTCTCCGACGCAtctgattattattattcttctgCTGATGCGACTTCGAAGATTTTTCAAACTAAATCCCAGCCGAGTAAAAAATTCAG GTTCTTGAACCGTGCAGCATTGAAAACTCAAAACGACAAACAAGTAGATGGCGTTTACTCAAAATCATGGAAGTTGTGCACTGTTGAAGAAGTCGAAGATTTAAAAAAGGTAATAAAAATCATTCCACTATGGTCAACCGGTATTCTCTTAAGCATCACCATTGCCGTAGTGAACAGCCTCTCAACTGTCCAAGCCCTAACCATGGATAGACACATGGGCTCCATCAAAATCCCAGCTTCCACATTCCTAGTCTCTAGCCTCATGTCAACAGCCATTTCAATCTTCATCATTAACCGTTTCCTACTCCCTGCGTGGCAAAAACTAAGCGGCCGTCCCCTAACACATCTCCAACGAATAGGAGTGGGCCACGCCATCAATATTTTAGCTTTGGTCGGTTCTGCCATAATCGAGGCGAGACGGCTCCACTTGACTCGAACACACGGGCTCGTCGTAACGCCTGACCGGTCCGGTTCGGTGGTTCCCATGTCGGCCTTGTGGCTGGTGCTGACTCTAGCCGTTATGGGGTTGGGCGAGGCATTTCAGTTCCCGGGACAAGTTGCATTGTACTACCGAGAGTTTCCGGAATCGCTGAAAAGTACTTCAACAGCTATGATATCACTTTTGATTGGATTAGGGTATTACCTCAGTGCTGTAGTGACCGATTTGATAGGGCGGGCTACCGGTTGGCTACCTGATAATATAAACGAAGGACGAGTAGATTTAGTGTATTGGTTGTGTGCAGCCATTGGAGTATTGAATTCTGGGTACTACTTGGTTTGTGCTAGCATGTATAACTACCAATATGACCAACAAGATAATATTGACCCGCAGTCATCTTGA